The following DNA comes from Taeniopygia guttata chromosome 20, bTaeGut7.mat, whole genome shotgun sequence.
CTCAGATCAGGAAAGGCAAAAATGCTGTTTGAGCAGCTGTAAGAGTTATGACCTACAGTTTGGAAAGACAAAGGTTACTGCACCATGACAATACTTGCAAGGTCCATTGAAACGTTTCAGTACCAGGGAAGTGTGGGAGAGTTCAGCATGAGCATGTTGCGGACTGCTTTAAGAgcttgttttttctcttctcttgcaCTTGCGTGTTTGTGATATCATGAGCAATGCCTGTATGACAGAACAGCTTGTAAACTCAGTTTGTAGCCGGCTCAAAGCACGTACGGGTGCTCGGGGAGGGTGCCTGGATAGTTTATGAATACTGCAGAGTATTCATAAACTATCACAGAATACCCCGGGCTGGAGGGGACCCACAAGGCCCATCCCAGCCCGGCTGTGGGGACAAAAGCTTGTCAGAgcattgtgctgccctggggaggAACTGGCGAAGGTTTGCTTGCAGAAGGCGCTAAGGAGAGCTAcggagcagcaggcagggaggggagggcacACACAGCGCTGTTATTTCCATGCTGGCACCGAGCTCAGGGCCGGTTGGAGCCTTTTCCCCCGCGGCGCACGCAGGGCCAGGAGCGCGGGGCCGCTCGGAGCAGCGaacctttccccctttttcccccgTTCCCCCCCTCCGAGCTCCGCAGCCGCAGCGCTCCCCGCTCcgccggccgggcccggccgctcccggcccgTACTCACCGCCGCCTCACGCCGCCATCCCGGGGCCGCCCGGCGGAAGGAGGGAGCGGCGTGCCGGAGCCGGGGGAGGCCGCGGTGTCCcggctgtccccgctgtcccggcTGTCCCCGGAGCGCTGCGGCCGCGCTGCTGCAGCtccgcggcgggcgcgggcaGCGGCCGCTCCTCGGGCGGGTCCGGCAGCGCCGCGCGGCCGCAGCGAGCGCCGCGCCTGCTGCGCCTGCGCCGGTGGAGCTGCGCCTGCGCGCCGGAGCCGCGCTCGGCCGGATCCGCGTTCTGTGAGGAGATTCTTGTGTTTGTGGCATCGCGTAATGAGGCACGCTCGGTGTGTTCAGCCGGGAGATGAGGAGACTGAGGGGGAGACCTCAGCGCTGCTCACAGGTTCCGCACGAGGGGCAGCTCCGAGCGCTTGGCTCTcgtgaccagtgacaggacccgagggaatggcctgaagctgtcagggcaggtttaggttggatataaGAAAAGgattttcacccagagggtggtcgggcactggaacaggctccccagggcagtgggcacagctATGAGCCTGTCTGAGTTCTAGAAGCGTTTGGACACCGCTCTGAGGCACAGGTGGGACTCCTGGGGtggcctgtgcagggccaggagctggactggggGACCCTGAggggtcccttccaccccagcATATTCTGTGGTTATTATTAAATGCTGTTGGCACGCTCCATTGCACCCGTGCTGTGCTGCctcagggcacagagcacagcggggctgggcagggacactgcagGCCATTGCTCACCCCCTGCTCCGCTGGGTCCCCTCGAGCACGGCGCTCTGGATCGTGTCCAGGGGCACCGGAATATCTCAgtggcagcctgttccagtcaCCCAGCAGTAAAGTTcttcatgttcaggtggaactgtTACCTCATCCCACTGTTCTGCACCACGGGggagagcctggctccatcctcagaacaccctccctgcctgctcacAGGCATTGATAAGCTCCCCTCGCAGTCGTCTCTCCTCCAGcctaaacaaccccagctccctcagcttctccttgtAAGAGATGTCATCTTCACAGCCCTCCCCTGGGCTCGCCTCGgggagctccatgtctctcctGCACTGAGCAACCCAAAGGAGCccaagggaaagaagaaaaatagtccacgaaaaacaaaaaccccaaagaccAAGAACTGGCATTTTCACAACCATTTAAAACCCAcccagccacagctgcagggccaCCCACATTTCCCACAGTTTTCCATTTGGCTGGCCTGTGCATTTTTGATAATTACGATAAGACCTGCTCTCCCAATGGCCCGACAAGCGTGTATCCAGCCCCAGGATAGTTTCCCACTGCTCTGCCATTATTCTGGGCTGACCTCTTTATGGGGTGTTTAAAATTCCTGGTTTATGGCACTGCATAGGAGTGGCCCTAATGCCTTTGGCTGGTGCCAGCTCTGATGGTTCATAGTAAAAATAACTACAAGAGACCAGCTGATGATTCCCATGGCACTCAGGGGACTTTCAGGATCCTACCCAACACCAGCAGCAAGCATGCTTCACCAGGGAactgggctgctctgagctgctccagcacatgCTGCTGGTTGCAGTCTGCAGGATTGATACTGGCTCCAGCTTGACACAACTTGAGGTCTCCAAATCCTTTTGCAAACTGCAATGTGAACTCTCATGCCTAAGactgctgtgggagctgtgtgctCGCTTGGGTTTTGGTTGTGGTTCCGGCTTTCTATAAAGAAATTCCATTTTGCACTTGAAGCCTGGCTGGCAGGGgtgtgagctcccagcccatggcacCTTTTTCAGCAGGCAGGAACAGAGAGGGATCGTCCAAAATTCATATTTCAGCAGGCTCTGCAGGCTGCATGGAGCCATCCAGTGGAGTGGATCTGTAAGAGGCTGCAGAGTAAAAAGCATCTCTGGCATGGAAGAGAAAGGTAATCCCAGGCTAGTGGGAACAGCTTGTTCTGTGCTGGACAGGAGGCCATGGGGTTTTTATGGCCTTTCTGTTCAAGCAGAAGCTTTTAAAGGAcctctggctgtgctctgctttggTTCTGGGGAGTATTTCTTCCAGTGATTTCCCTGTCCTTTGTTTAGCTGGCTGTAAGCAGTGTCTGTTGCAATCACAAAAGCCACATCTGAGAGGAAAGGGTGTACCTCTGAAAGCAGCACTGTCAGAGGCCAAGCAGCACCACCACGACCTCCCGCTGCTCTGTGTGAACCACAAGGTGGTAATTTGTATTTTGAGAAAATAACTGAGGAGCACAGTGGTGCCAGTGtattcctgcattcccagcccagggctggctgcagctcagcacttGGGGTCTGCTGAGCCAAGGCTCCCCAAAGCTCCAGGGACACTGGGTGCAGAGGAGAATCTTGTGCTGTGGCAGAGAGGTGAGCAGGTGGAGGGTTTCAAAATCCTCCAAATATAAGCTGTGAGCAAGAGcagctttttcctttgaaagaaaataaacccttGCTGTTGGTGAGGGGGCAGACATACACTGTGCCCAACAATTAATTTGCAAACTGGCTCCAATGTGGCCAAGTGTGACAGGACATTTATGTGAAACATGGCAACTGTGAAAGGTGAGATGTTAGAGCAGATGAATCCCTCTCTTTTCTGCAGATCAAACCCCCTTGCCTGGTCCTGCCTGCATCAAATCCCAGCTGATCCAGGCAGTGTGCTACAGACATGGCAGCTCACAGTCTTAGAGGGTCAACTCTGCCCATGAGCTGAGAAAGTAAAACCAACCAGGAGCAGCACAAACGTACAAAACACTCCAGTTTACTTCCAGCACCATTCCCAGCATGTCAGTTACACCTCTCCCAAACAGAAGACTTTTCCCAGTCCCACAGCAGTGCAGTTCAGTAGTCAATGGGCTTAGAGCCATTTCCCATCTCAGCAATGGAAGTGATCTCTCAGCTTATTGGATCCCAAAGAGAGttcccagcagcaaaacagaaCAAGCTGCTTCCAGCAAGACACGAGGCAGCAGCGCTCTGCTGTGTGTctccccacagagcccagcaggcagtgctggctgccctggctcctcTCAGAGTGGGGGTACCCCCCTGAATTTTCGGATGACGTTGGCCAGCCGCTTGGCCAGCCCGCCCCGGCTGGGCTCCTCCACGTGGAACGTTCTGGTCAGCAGGTTGTAGAAGGAGCCGTAGCACACAGCCACCACGGTGCAGGTGAGGCAGATGACGTTGTAGGGCATGCTGAAGTCTGGTGTTGGCAGGTTCACCAGCAGTGGCTCCGTGTACAGGCGCACAAAATAGCTGGAGCCATCGGAGGAAGGAAACCTGGAGAGTGGAAGGAGGAAAGGCAGGGTCAGCCTGCACAGGACCAGTGCTTTGTGCTCACCAGAGAGGAtgagagcagccccagcccacaGGCTGTGGCACAGCCCCACTTCCCAGCACCAGCACACTCACAGTGAGGCGAAGAGAGGGCTCTGCTCCACATCCATGTCCTTCATTGCAGTGACACTGGGCACCAGGGCACTCAGCACAGATGAACTGAGGGCACAAAGAACACACCAGTGTCAGTCCTGACAGCAAAGACATCTCCAGAGACTGGGCAGTAAGTTTTATGCAAAGCccagaaagagatgaagagCTGAGGAATGTCATTACCCGACATAAAAGCCGTGATTGGGGTCAGGTGGGTACTCTGTCCACTTCAGTAAGGCCCTCTCAAACTGGATTGTGATCTTGGTGACGGAGTTGGCTGGCAGCTGGATCAGCATTTCCAAGAGGTGAGGCCGTCTCCGGTCCTGGGCTGGCTGGTAGTGGATGTAACCTAACCCCAAAGAGATTTCAGCAATGGCACCAGGGGAACCTTGTCCAACTCACATTGCCTGGACATCTCCCATGAGGTGGGAGCTCCTGCTTCCACTGTCCTGAGAGAGGTTTTCTGGGCAAGTGAAGATGTACCCATAGCAAAAAGGATGTGTTAAAGCTAAATTTAGCTGGTCTTTAAAGCTACTGACCCATGACAGTCAGGTATTCATAAGGAAAGgtataaatgcaaaataaaacccaatCATCAGTTAGCTGCCTGTGCTACAAAAATTAATTCATGTTGGTTTAAAGCCTTACTGGATTATGAAATACCATCCATGTGCCTCTTATAAATAACTTAATGGTCTCATCTGCTGTGAGCACTGAACTTGGGGCTAGGAAAACatcttaaaatgttttgtttgacAATCCAGTTTCCCAGTGATCACTGGGGCCTGAGGGAGGGACTAAACCATCTTTGGAATGAGCTGCTCATGCCAAGGGAATTGGGTGGCATGCTTGGAGAGTTCACTTACTTggcttgttttccttccctttggTGATGATAGTCAGGGTGTGCACGTAGAGCCGCAGGTACCAGGGCACAGTCTCCAGCAGGATCACGGGGAAGGCCCGGTAGGGGTGAGTGTTGTAGATGAGGGTGCAGATCTCGCCGGTCTGCAGCCCGTACCCCGCCACGTAACGCTGAGCATGGAGTGTGGGAATGGGCATCTCCGCTgtggaagaggaaggacaggagtGGGGTGATTTCCAGCCCTGGAGCCCTGCCAGTGGTGCAAATGAAGTTCTGCTCACTCACAGCTGTCTTGAGGCCGCTTCCACTTCAGCTGCACATTGAGGCTGCGAGATGTGTTGAAGAGCAAGGGGCTCAGCAGGTCATAGACAGCAtaggttttcttttctccttggaCAATAGCTTCATGTACTGATGTTGGAGGTGGGGACACTTCCAGGAGCTCCTTTTCCTGAGGAAAGCAAACGGACTATGACCTTGA
Coding sequences within:
- the PIGT gene encoding GPI transamidase component PIG-T isoform X2 → MAQAEAVLAVSHYRLFPKALGRLVAALGVRELHLALTQGFWRTRYWGQPPLQAPAGAELWVWFQPTVTDVDKAWKELSNILSGIFCASLNFIDSTNTVIPTASFKPLGLANGTDHHLLRYAVLPREVVCTENLTPWKKLLPCGSKAGLAVLLKAERLFHSSYHSQAVHIRPICRDASCLAVSWELRQTLTVVFDFFSSGQGKKDWSLFKMFSRTLTDTCPLASQSKVYVDISPKNKEKELLEVSPPPTSVHEAIVQGEKKTYAVYDLLSPLLFNTSRSLNVQLKWKRPQDSSEMPIPTLHAQRYVAGYGLQTGEICTLIYNTHPYRAFPVILLETVPWYLRLYVHTLTIITKGKENKPSYIHYQPAQDRRRPHLLEMLIQLPANSVTKITIQFERALLKWTEYPPDPNHGFYVGSSVLSALVPSVTAMKDMDVEQSPLFASLFPSSDGSSYFVRLYTEPLLVNLPTPDFSMPYNVICLTCTVVAVCYGSFYNLLTRTFHVEEPSRGGLAKRLANVIRKFRGVPPL
- the PIGT gene encoding GPI transamidase component PIG-T isoform X1, encoding MAAAVLLLLLAAAAGPGRADAGRERRDALREELLLSPLPTGDVAATFQFRTRWDADLQRGAVSHYRLFPKALGRLVAALGVRELHLALTQGFWRTRYWGQPPLQAPAGAELWVWFQPTVTDVDKAWKELSNILSGIFCASLNFIDSTNTVIPTASFKPLGLANGTDHHLLRYAVLPREVVCTENLTPWKKLLPCGSKAGLAVLLKAERLFHSSYHSQAVHIRPICRDASCLAVSWELRQTLTVVFDFFSSGQGKKDWSLFKMFSRTLTDTCPLASQSKVYVDISPKNKEKELLEVSPPPTSVHEAIVQGEKKTYAVYDLLSPLLFNTSRSLNVQLKWKRPQDSSEMPIPTLHAQRYVAGYGLQTGEICTLIYNTHPYRAFPVILLETVPWYLRLYVHTLTIITKGKENKPSYIHYQPAQDRRRPHLLEMLIQLPANSVTKITIQFERALLKWTEYPPDPNHGFYVGSSVLSALVPSVTAMKDMDVEQSPLFASLFPSSDGSSYFVRLYTEPLLVNLPTPDFSMPYNVICLTCTVVAVCYGSFYNLLTRTFHVEEPSRGGLAKRLANVIRKFRGVPPL